The Drosophila bipectinata strain 14024-0381.07 chromosome 3L, DbipHiC1v2, whole genome shotgun sequence region GTCATACTTTCCCTGCTCCCAGACCATGTGCCTTTTCATTCCAATGGCTTCGGTTGGCCATCTAAGCCAGTTGGCCAGCTGGCTAGCTGGCCGGAGCGTTCTCAAGCGCTGTTCTCAAAGTGTCAAGCGTCAATTGCCGTTGAAGTTTATTGCCTTGGCAGCAattaaatcgatttttttggggCTTGGCTCCATGTGACCAAAATCAATCTACTTTGATTTGATTTCTTGATTGGCTGTCGGGGGAATTGAAATGCATAATTGAATTATCAAATTAGAGGTGTTTTGATAAATAGTTTCTATTCCAAGGGGAGTTTAGAGCTTAAGTCAATGAGTCATGGGGGATTTTGGGTTAATAATTGGGTCTACATTAAAACCTTAAAGTGGCTACCTATCCTATGAATAACAAACGTTTGCTGTAAATCTTATTATACAAATTAGATATTTCTTTTTGATGCCCCTAACTCCCGGGGCTTATTGCAATTTGGCTAAGTAAGTTTTTATTGCCACCGTTTCAACTTCCCATTTCCTTGGACTCTGCAGCATTCCTTCCAAATAACTCAAAGAGAAAAATTCATCACCACAATATGCGCAACATACACCTACTACTTCAAcctaaaaaaaaccgaaaaatagAGAAAAGGCAAAGAAAATCCGGAAAAAagaagtggcagtggcagtggcaggaaAATTGTCATAAAGGTGCAACTGACAACAGGAAAAGTGGCAGGAGGAAAAGTGCGGACAGGGCGAGGTTagtaaatttcaatttatatgCAGAGAGAACAGTGAGTGAAAAGGCAGACACAGGACACAGGACATGGGACAAGGACTtgcacactcacacacccaTAGAGGGCACACGTTCAAGGAGCTTGCAGCGCAAAAAGTGTCAACGTTATATTTTCTCGAATTTTCCAAGATTTTTCGTGCCATTTTATTTCCTATCTAGCTGctgtcagtttttttttgtatttttttgccagCGACGCAAGTGGAAAACGCAATTTCATTagacaaattgaaaaaaataagtgcAAGCGTacacaacaataacaacaaaaaggaGCCAAGTGGAGGTTCCTATATAAGGATACACATAATATAAATCCAGGTTATGTACTCCCTATATAACAAGGAGACTGACGCCATGTTGCTGGAAGTCTGAAGAATTTCCCTGGTCGTCTGCCATTCGTTGCGATTGCTTTTCCGACATTTCCCTGACGCGCGCATACGTGTAGGATCTGGATGtgaatatgtatatgcatGAATATAGTAATATAGTCCTGCCGCCCAACGGTGGAGCAGAGCCTCGTCCTTGTCCGACAGGATGCTGTGCGCGCGTTGAAAAGAGGCGGAGACTCTCTGCCCAACCAACACTTGAGGCTGCGAGGAGCAAGCGGTCCgggagaaaaaaggaaaagaaagacCGGAATGCAACCCGGGCTCCTTATCCAAGGACTCGCTTCGTTCGGCAGTCCTCGCACACACTCGCCTCGCTCTGCCCCCACTCTGCCCGTTTTCCCGGCTCTGCCGCTTTCCCCCAAAAAGCAATGCGACGTCGCTGATTGGAAGCTTCGGCACCCGGCTCGGCTTTGGGGCGGAGCAAAAGCTTGCCACGCAGTGGCGCCACCAAATGGGGGAGCATTTTTTAACCCAAAAAGGGGTCTcgctttatttttgttttacgaAATATGGACTGCCTCGTTTAATactcaaaaattttattattcgttattaaaacaataattttcAAACTTAAAATCTTTGCGGGAGCAATTTTAGGGCAACTTTTAGTTATATATTTCATCAAATTCTGACATTGGAATTGTTTAACtttattacaataataaaGCTAAATGTGTCCCgctttttaaaacttttaataaaaatttgggTTGGGGAAGCAATCAATTATTTAATTgagttatttaattaaatgtattatgctctattttattgttgcttaattatttttgcaaGTAGGGCATTTAATATATGAATCTATAATATATCTATTTCCCTGGCAGCAGCTATCATGCCCACAAATCCTTCGGTCACCTCGCGGGCCACAGGTAATATGTCCTCTGGTGGCAGGACAAAACCCAACTCTCCTGTGTCCCTCAGTTCGATAGTGTAGGGTATTTTAATTCCCTTTACAGCATAGGCCCACTCCTTGCCCGAACCGGAAACCTCATCTAGaaaacaatattaaaaatgaaatctgTAGTTTTTTgagtttaattaaaactcaCATAACGTTGTGGCACTGGATCCGTACGTGAAGACAGTGCCATATCTTCTATAAAGAGCATCTGAGAAGCCCTTGGCCACATGCATCATTTGTGGATAGTGCTCCGGGAATTCCTCAGCGGTGTGTCCCCATGGGGAGAGAACATACTGTCCATATGAATGCAGCGATATGTAGATCTTGATAGTTCCCTCTGGAATCGAGTTGTTGATATACGAAGTGAGTTGATGGATTTCTGGATCAGATTCTGCTGAAGGTCCAGCATAAAATTCAGAGCACGGATCGTCACTGGCGCCAATTACTTAAGtgaataaattgaatttatagctaataaaaattaaaaaaaaataaaagtgagtTGAGCTTACACATCCACAAATAGTCGAAGTTCCGATTTAGATCAGTTCCAATGCATTCTCCAGTGGGATCCGAAGGCAAGCGCGACTTTCGCCAAAGACGTTCCTGTCGGTCATACAAACAATGATTATCTCACATTAATATAGCTAATTGATTACTTGTTACAAGATTAGTTCAAGATAAGCGATAAGATAGGCTGTGCCCTAAAGAGGCCGGCACTTATTTCATCTTATCGCCAGACGACGCTAGCACTTTCGTTTCAACTAATTACATTATTATGTAAATGTTTATAGTTTAACACTGAATTTAATAGCTTAACTCACCACTTCATGCGAGTAAGAGAAGCCATCGACATTAAGCACAGGAATAATGTACCAGTCCACATTTTGGGCTAAATCTCGGACGCCTGGATTCCGGGGAACCAGGAGCTCATCAATGAAGTATGTGATCGTCGAAGAAGTAATCCACTCCCGAGCATGAATATTGGATTCAATAAACACCGCGGGGTTTCCCTCTTTAAAAGAGATTTTAATGCCTCGAATGGGTCTTCCTTCGTAGGAATTTCCGATAGTGAAAGGTGTCACTATGTCCGAATAGCGTTGTTCGATCAAATCCAGCCATGCGTAGATTTCTTCCAGTGTATGGTACTGCGTCCATTCCATATAGCCAGTTCGCTTTTTGGGTCTCTGGGCATCGATGAGGGTCTGCACATTGTCAATCTTGAGCTTGTATGTGAAGTTGTATTTGTTCAAAAGACCCTCGAAGGACTCCTGGTACTGCGGGGGTAGCATTACGTCCGAGGTATCTCCCGGATGACGAGCCTCGCGCCAACTGTTGAGCTTTTATGATATTTGGTATTAAAAATCAACAAGGTTACAAAGTCAAACTTACTTTAAAGGCGTTTTCCTGACTACTCAGCAACTGGTAATGCTCGACATCGTCGATCCTTATATTGTAGACCTTGTAGTTGTCATACCGCACTTGCTCGAGTCCCAAGACTAGACTAAAGAGCCCTACGAAGACCAGAATTCTAGACCACATACCTTTCAATCGCAGAGTCACTAGGGAACTGAAGCGTTTCACAAAATTTTTGGCTGATTAGCCTCTGGTTCTACGTTACTTATCGCTTTTGGGGACTGAATAtcataatttaaaacaattacaGTAGAAATATTAGGGAGTTttgtttaatataaaatacagGTATTTAAAATGGTCAATACTAGTTTTATTATGGAGTATCTTGAGAATTACATGAaatataacattttaaaattcatttttctttAAGTGTTTCAGATTCTGGATTTTCgggaaacaaaaaatcaaaaactttATAGTTATTGCTGTATATTCAATCTATAGAATATCTACTTCCCGGGCAGCAGCTATCATGCCAACAAATCCCTCGGTCACCTCGCGGGCCACAGGAATAATATCCTCGGGTGGCAGAACAAAGCCTAATTGGCCTTTGTCCCTCAGTTCGATGGTGTAGGGAATTTTAATTCCTTTTACAGCGTATGCCCACTCCTTACCCGAACCAGAAACTTCATCtgaaatcaaatttttaaatgtaatgtattttttaagaattataGAGGTACTTACATAAAGTTGTGGCACTTGATCCATAGGTAAAGACGGTGCCATATCTCCTGTAAAGAGCATCGGAAAAGCCCTTGGCCACATGCATCATTTGGGGATAGTGCTCCGGGAATTCCTCAGCGGTGTGACCCCATGGGGAGAGAACATACTGTCCATAGGAGTGCAGAGATATGTAGATCTTGATAGTACCTTCTGGAATCGAGTTGTTGAGGTACGAAGTGAGTTGATGGATTTCTGGATCAGATTCTGCTGAAGGCCCGGCATATGTTTCAGAACATGGATCGTCACTGGCGCCAGTCACTACGGTGAAGTACAGAACTTAATATATTCAAGTatattaaaattcattaattGATTCTTACACATCCATAGAAAGTCAAAGTTGCGATTCAGATCGGTTCCAATGCATTCTCCAGTGGGATCCGAGGGCAATCGCGACTTGCGCCAGAGGCGGGCCTGTCGGTCATCCAAACAAAGATTATCTGACATTAATATAGCTAATTGATTGCTATAGTATTCAAGATAGTATACTTAGATAGTAAACCAACATACAGTAGTACAAGATAGGCGATAAGATAGG contains the following coding sequences:
- the LOC108124254 gene encoding zinc carboxypeptidase, encoding MWSRILVFVGLFSLVLGLEQVRYDNYKVYNIRIDDVEHYQLLSSQENAFKLNSWREARHPGDTSDVMLPPQYQESFEGLLNKYNFTYKLKIDNVQTLIDAQRPKKRTGYMEWTQYHTLEEIYAWLDLIEQRYSDIVTPFTIGNSYEGRPIRGIKISFKEGNPAVFIESNIHAREWITSSTITYFIDELLVPRNPGVRDLAQNVDWYIIPVLNVDGFSYSHEVERLWRKSRLPSDPTGECIGTDLNRNFDYLWMLIGASDDPCSEFYAGPSAESDPEIHQLTSYINNSIPEGTIKIYISLHSYGQYVLSPWGHTAEEFPEHYPQMMHVAKGFSDALYRRYGTVFTYGSSATTLYEVSGSGKEWAYAVKGIKIPYTIELRDTGELGFVLPPEDILPVAREVTEGFVGMIAAAREIDIL